The sequence CTGCCACATATTATGATGCAACTATACGAAACGTGACAGGGGAAATCTGGTCGATTAAGAGCGGAGGTGGAAGTATCAACGGTGATTATTATCAAGCTCCTCTTCAGACGGGTGAAGCGAATTTGCTCTGTACATATTCAGAATGCGGGTACACCAGGACAGCTGAACTCAGAATCACTACCGTTGGCGACAGATATGAACCGGATAACGATTGTGCCCATACTACTTTACTTTCATCCGGTTCTCCCCAGACTGACCATTCACTGACGCCTGGAACAGATGAAGACTGGTATCGTATCGTTCTTCCAGAAACTTCCAATATAGTATTGGAAACTTCGGGAGACAGCGGTGGAGATACCGTTATTCTCCTCTATTCAAATACATCAGCACCTGCAATTCTATCGAATGATGATTACGGTGTTACAAAATACTCCCGCATTCAGCGAGCTGGCCTGGTTGCAGGAACATACTATGTCCAGGTCAAAAATTTCGGTAATACTCTGATCAATTCATATACTATGAATTTTCAGGCCACTATCCCGCAAGTGACAGCTAACATTCCACCTCAGATAGCTTCTCTCAACCATTCCGGTACAAGCGGGGCCATCAGATTGAACTACTCATTAATCGATGCAAACTCCGATCCCTGTTCTTTTAAAGTCCAATTTTCCCTGAATGCTGGTGACACCTGGAATGACTGCACAAAGGGAGACACCGGCGAAAGCAAGTATCAACTTTCTTCCTCATCCAGTGGAGTCAGCCACCTGTTTATCTGGAACTCAGTTATTGATTTCAAAACAGATCAGAACAGCGTGGAAATTCGTGCTTGCGCCAATGACGGCACTGTGGATGGTTTGTACGCTTATTATTCGCTTGGTTTGGTTAACAACCAGCCACAGTTGGCATATAACCTGAGTGGCCAGGTTTCCGGAGTGTCTTCTGCTCGTGTCACTGTATGGAACAAAAGTCTCAAAGTCGCAGAAACCACCCTGGGAACTAATGGCTCATACAACCTCACCCTGGGAAGAGGAACTTATACTCTTATGGTTTATGCAACTGATTATTATCCGGGGACAACAGAAGTGACTATTACATCGAGCGAAGTAACCAGTTTAAACATAGAACTCATAGCTTTGCCCACACTGACAATCAGTAATATTGCCATGTTTGCTTACGGAGAGGCATTGATCGATCATGATGGAGACGGAATGACTGAATCGGCGGAACCAGGAGATGTGATTGAAGCCAGAGATATTAATGGTCAGATCTGTGGTTTATTTCAAGTAAAGGAAGCCGGATTATATGGTTCAATGCCAATTTATGGTGATGACATTACAACTTCTTCGATTGATGAAGGCTTCACTGATGGTGAAACCGTCTATTTCTATATCAATCGCATCCGCACAGCCATTACTACTACTTTTGCGGACAGGGCTTTTAATAAACTGGATCAGCTCGCTGCTGGTAAGGACCTAATTGCAGCAGGAGCCGTCCAACTTAGAGCAGGATGGAATTTGATCTCGCTTGGCGTGCAGCCTTCCAGTCAATCGATTGAAGTAATTTTCAGTAATGTTCCAGAGATGAAATATGTGATGGGTTTTTTCAGGAACCCAGCGGATAATGGTGCTGAGGGTTTCAGAACATACATGAACATCGAAAGCGTAAAAAATTTTAGTACTCTGACCACAATGGATGGATTTCATGGCTATTGGGTGTATATGACAGGTGAAGCCACTTTATCTGTTGATGGTGCATTGATCGGGAAAAACACTATTCGTGAGCTAAGCTCTGGATGGAACCTTGTAGGCTATTGGAACGATGCCAGCGGAGCACTCCCTTCTTTGGAAACTCAGACCGGCACAGTAATTGACTCAATCTATAATAACAGCGCCATCAGTGGCATCTGCAAATATATCATGGGATTTTATCGCACTACCGACGATGGTGGTTCAGAAGGCTTCAGGACATTTATGAATAACTCGGCAATGAGTTTCTCCACTTTGAAAAACCTGGACGCATGTCATGGTTATTGGCTCTATATGAACAATCCAGGAATTATTAAATACTCTGGTGATAACAGTCCTGTGGAAAATATCTCCTTTACACCAAATTCAATAGATTTAAATGCAGACTCGACCTATGATCTGACTAATATTTTGGTAAATGCATCTTGTGCCAATGGATCTTCGGCTCTCTTACATTTCATTAACTGGAAAATAAAAAGCGGAAGCGGTGCAATTGATGGTAATACTTTTACTGCACCCAGTGAATCAGGAACTACTATCCTAACAGGGACTTTTTATCAGAGCGGTATGAATGTAAGTACTGATCTACAGATAAGAGTAATCAATGGAACAATTGAAACAGTAGACTTCAGTGGAATTGCCAACAACACTTTTCTCACCCAAACTGATGTAACTGGATTCTATTGCTATATACAGGATAAAACTGGCCACAGGCAGAACATAGCTTACGGCAACCCGACATTCCAGGACAGCACAACCGGACGTTTTACTGCCTGTGTCATCTCAAGCCCGGATTACAACAACCTGCCCCGAGTGTACATCTTCAAATATGTGCTTAACAGCGTGAATAAGATGATGTTGAACGTAGCGCCCCACATCAATAATGGTGAAATTGTTTCCATGACACCAGCTACAACCATCGCAGCCTTGAATCTTCTAAACACAGGTACCGGAATGACCGGCACTGACTTAAAAAATGAAACCTCAATTGATGGATTGATCAGTCAAATCGGCACAAAACTTGACGGTTCAAACTTCAATGCTACCACTATTACTCCAGTGGTAGTTGCTGAGGCTCAGGCCACTGTGGCAATGCGGTTTGGTTTTTCAGATTGCGACCTAAACTGCGCCACAACTGCCAATGTAGCTACTGGTTTCGGTGATATCTGCGGCCTCAACAGGCTGACCAATGATGTCCTGGTGAATGAGATTATTAAGATTGCAAACCCGAGTATAGCCCTCAACCTGTCCATTATCACCAGCAATGCCTCAATCGAAACAACCATTTACGGCCTTGGACAGTGATGACTGAGTTCTGATGTTATTTGACAAAACATAGCTCTATCCGGTATAATCAATTGGGGCGAAAACGATTTTAAATATAGGCGACTGATTTGTGTAATATATCGAAAGCTTTAGTCATTCTTATTCTGGCGATATTGATTACTTCAGCATTTGCGGGAGTGACTGTTTCAGGTTCGACCTCTGGTCTTTCAGGAGTCAGGGTTACGCTATGGCGATCGAGTGTGATCATACAGGAAGTCAATTCCAATGCCAGCGGAACATACAGCTTCACTAATGTTGACCCAGGAGATTACACGGTTACAGTCTACAAAGGAGGCTATTGGCCAGGGTCCACCCAGGCTACAGTAAGCAATAGAAATCTCAGCGGCCTGGACTTCACGATTATGTCCCTGCCTTCATTTAAGTTGTCCACTCTCCATATGGATGTATATGGTAAAGCGGAAATCGACCACGACGGTGATGGTACTCTGGAAGCCGTGATTCCAGGGGACGTAATTAGTGCCAAAAGTGCTCGGAATGTGTTATGTGGTCTCTATGTTGTGGAAGTGTTTAATAAATATGGCGTGCTTTCAATTCTGGGCGATGATCCCGGAACATCTGAGGAGGTAGAAGGATGCAGCGAAGGGGAAAATATTTCCTTGTTCATCAATGGAATCCATGCCTCAGGAAGCATCAATTTCACTAATCTCGGTACTGCAGAATTGAACATCACAGCAGCTGCAGGTGTGACTAGAACAATTCCGCTCAAATCAGGATGGAACTTAATAAGTCTTGGGCTGACACCTTTTTCTGATTCAATTGAAGCAATTTTTGCTGGAATCAATAACCTAAAATATGTAATGGGCTTTTTCCGCAACCCAGAAGACGAAGGACAGGAGGGATTCCGAACTTTCATGAACCTTCCCTCAATGAAATCGTTCAGCAATCTTACAACCATGGACCCTTATCATGGATACTGGGTGTACATGACAGGCGATGATATTTTACAGTTGAGCGGCTCTAGAATCAGGAGCGATTATTCCAGAAACATAAATCAGGGTTGGAATCTGGTGGGTTACTGGCTTGATTCTTCCAATGCTCTTCCCACATACCAGAGCCAGACAGGTACTACCATTGATTCGATTTTCGGAAGTACCGCAGTTAGCGGAGAAGTGAAATATATAATGGGCTTTTACCGTTTCCCTCATGATGGAGAAATGGAAGGATTTCATACATTCATGAACACGGATGTTATTGATTTCAGCACACTGAAAGAGCTGTACCCCAACCTAGGGTTCTGGATGTACATGCAGAACCAGGGTTTGCTTAGGTATACATCCACAATAGTGGATATATATGCTCCAAACAACGTTAGCGCCAGTGACGGCATCTATTCAGACAGGGTGAGGGTCACCTGGAATGCTGTCAGCGGAACTTATGGGTATCAAGTTTTTCGTTCAGGCTCTGCAGTCGGCACATATTCAGCAATTTCCAGTAACTGGCCGTCAACGACTTTTGACGATTTTGCTGTACTTGGAGGTATTCAATATTACTATAAGATCAAAGCATTCGATGATTCTGGAGAATCGAGCCTGCTCAGCGAATGTGATGCAGGTTATGCTGCCTTGTCAGGCTCTAACAACCTCCCTGTGATCGAGAGTATAGAAGTATCAGGAATTTCTGGTGAAATCAGTGTGAATTACATGCTGTTTGATCCTGACGGGGATACCTGCAGTGTGATGCTCTTCTATTCGCTCGACGACGGTTTCACTTACACAGCCTCAGTACAAATCAATGGAGCGACAAGTAACTGCTTGCCAGGCACCAGGACTCTTACATGGAATTCTGACAACGATTTTGCTGATCTCCAGACCAGAGTGAGGGTGAAACTTCTGCCGAATGACGGCACCACTGACGGTAGGGCTGGAGAATCAGGGATGTTTACAGTGGATAATAGGCCTTTGGAAGAGCCTGTACCATTGGGGGTCATTACATTAGCTTTGACCGGCGAGACAGTTATGGATTTTGTATGGATAGCTGCAGGAAGTTTCACAATGGGCAGCCCAGACTCAGTGGAAAACTGGAGCAGTGATGAGGGACCACAACACGCTGTGGATATTACCCAGGGATTTTATCTTGGCAAGTACGAAGTGACTCAGCGTCAGTGGCAGGAAGTGACGGGTAATAATCCAAGTTACTTTTCAGGTTATCCAAACCGGGCTGTTGAAGAGGTTACCTGGAATGATTGTCAGGCTTTCATTACAGCGCTGAACAGCAAAAACATCGGTACTTTCAGATTACCAACAGAAGCTGAGTGGGAATACGCTTGCAGAGCAGGAAGCACTACTCCATATTACTGGGGACCCTCCATGGACGGAAGTTATTGCTGGTATTGGGACAACAGTAATTCACAAACCCATGATGTAGGCCTAATGTTGCCTAACGCCTGGGGTTTATTTGACATGAGTGGAAATGTCTGGGAGTGGTGCAATGATTGGTATGATGCAGCTTACTATAATATCTCTCCTGCCATTGATCCGCCCGGGCCATCAACAGGCTCACGCCATGTGATACGAGGTGGCAGCTGGGGTGGCGGTGGTATCCGCATCTGCAGATCGACATTTCGTTACAGCGATTATCCCACTGGACGCGCCGGTGACATGGGCTTAAGGCTGGTCGTCAGCCAAGATGCTGCACAACACCAATCTACTTCAGAAACAATAACTCTCACCAGCATCAGCTTGACCCCATCGTCCATTTCTGTGAACACCAATTGTTCATACAACCTTAACAATGTGATTGTAACAGCGCATTATTCAAATTCCTCGACAGCAGAAATCACGGGTGAAACCTGGAGCAAAACCAGTGGAGTAGGCAGTGCGAGTGGGAGCACTTATTATGCGGGCAGCACGCCAGGCAGTGCAGTGCTGACGGCAAGTTACACTGAAAGTGGATTGAATAAGACCATAGATCTTTCTGTCTTGGTTGTAAGTCAATATCAACTTACTTCCATTTCCATCACACCAACCATGATCTATATGAATCCCGGCAGTAATTATGACTTGACCACTATCATGGTAATCGCCGAATACTCAAATGGAAGCAGCAGAGAAGTTACAGAAGAAGTCTGGTATACAACAAAAGTGCCAGGAGGTACTGTCGAAAATAATGTGTATACCGCTCTAGATTATATTGGAAGCATTGTCGCATTAAGAGCGAGTTACATCGAAGGAGATGTGACCAAGACTGCAGATTTAACTGTTACTGTGGTCAAGGCTCTTTCCAGTATCAGCATAAATCCAGCTTCTATTACTGTATACGCAAACGGTACATATGACTTGAGTAATGTGACTGTTACAGCCCATTATTCAGACAGTAGCACAGCTAGTTTAAGTGGATCTACCTGGAGCAAAACCAGTGGAGTGGGTAGCGTAAGTAGCAACACATACTACGCTGGTTCTAATACGGGTACCGCAGTGCTGACATGCAGCTACACTGAAGAGGGAATTACCAAGATTGCAGACCTCTCGCTGTCAGTTGTCAAAACCATTTCCAGCATCAGCATAAATCCTTCGTCTGTCACTGTATACACAAACTGCTCATACGACTTAAGCAATTTATCCGTGACAGCGCATTATTCTGACTCCACGACAGCCAGTGTCACAAGTGTAACCTGGAGCAGAACTAGCGGATTTGGTAATTTGAGTGGTAACATGTACAGCGCTGGTTCCAATACAGGCAGTGCAGTATTGACTTGCACTTATACCGAAGGTGGAGTTACCAAGACTGCAGATTTTTCAATAGTAGTGGTGGTTTGTCCTCTGACCTCCATTACTCTCAAGCCATCCTCGATCAATGTTACCACGGGTAGTGCTTATAATCTGTCTGGCATCCAAGTGTTTGCGACTTATGCAAATGGTAGCAGCAGAGAAATCACAGATGAAACATGGTGTATAAGCTCAGGCAATGGATCAATTTCGGGTAGTATTTATACTGCTCCCATTGATACCGGGAATGTTATTTTGGCAGCCAATTATACTGAAAATGGAGTGATTAAAACCGCATCTCTTAATGTAGCTGTCTGGATTACCCCCAATCCAGGCGCGTGTATTACAGTACCTCTAACGGGGGAAGTGACAATGAAATTCATCTGGATTCCATCTGGAAGTTTTGCCATGGGTAGCCCTGAAGAAGAACCATACAGAAATATCAACGAAGGGCCGCAGCATACTGTGAACATCTCGCAAGGCTTCTGGTTGGGGAAGTACGAAGTTACTCAAGCTCAATGGCAAGCAATTACCGGCAGAAATCCCAGTGGGTTTCAGGGGGCAAACTACCCAAATTCAAGTAATCGGCCAGTAGAATATGTATCCTGGAACGTATGCCAATCATTCATTGCAACGCTGAACAACAAAGGCTATGGAACCTTTAGGTTGCCTACTGAAGCGGAATGGGAATACGCCTGCAGAGCAGGGACATCGACAGCACATTACTGGGGAAGCAGTGTTGATGGGAATTACATGTGGTATCCCGCTAACAGTGGTTCACAAACCCATGATGTTGGTTTGAAGTTTCCCAACGCATGGGGTCTATGCGATATGAACGGTAATGTCTGGGAGTGGTGTCAAGATCTAAGCGCAAATATTTGGGAATTGGGTCAAAACGGATCTGGTGATTATTCAAACTCCACGGTGACAGATCCACAAGGCCCAACAACTGGCCCATCACGTGTTCATCGGGGCGGCAGTTGGTACCCTAGCGACCCTTATTGCCGATCAGCACTTCGACACGCCATGCCTCCTGATCATTCCTACTCAGATCTTGGCTTGCGAATCCTTGCAGTAACGCTGAACCAGATGCCTGAGTTCGTCCCTCTTACCAGCATCAGCATAAGTCCGGCCTTTGCAACTGTGAGCACCAATGGCACGTATAATTTATCCAATGTCTCAGTTACAGCATACTATTCGGACAACAGTACAAACGCAGTAAATAACCTAACTTGGATCAGAACTAGTGGTGTGGGAAGTGTAAGTAGTAGCACATACAACGCGGGAACAAGCGTTGGCACTGCTGTGTTAACTTGCAGCTTTACTGAAGGTGGAGTCACAAAGACTGCAGATTTCACAGTGACAGTGATAAAAACTCTTTCCAGCATCAGTTTGGCTCCTTCATCCATTTCCGTGAACACCAATGGTTCATACAACCTTAACAATGTGATTTTAACAGCGCATTATTCAGATTCCACGACAGCAGAAATCACGGGTGAAACCTGGAGCAAAACCAGTGGAGTAGGCAGTATGAGTGGGAGCACTTACAATGCCGGAACAAGCTTAGGCAGCGCTGTGTTGACATGCAGCTATACAGAAAATGGGATTACCAAGACTGCGGATTTCTCAGTGACTGTAGTTAAGACTCTTTCAAGCATCAGTATTAGCCCTTCTTCTGTCAATTTATACACAAGCAGTTCGTATGATTTGAGCAATGTGGTCGTGACGGCACATTATTCGGACTCCACAACAGCCAATGTCAACAATGCAACCTGGAGCAGAACCAGTGGAGTGGGTAGCATAAATGGGAGAACCTATAGCGCTGGTTCCAATACAGGTAGCTCAGTGCTGACATGCAGCTACACTGAAGGTGGAATTACCAAGACTGCTGATTTCTCAGTAACAGTGGTGGTTTGTCCTCTTACTTCTATTACTCTCAAGCCATCCTCAATCTGTGTGACAACAGGCAGCACTTATAATCTGTCTGGCATCCAATTGCTTGCGACATACGCGAACGGGAACAGCAAAGAAGTCAATGGTGAAACATGGAGTGTAAAAGGGTATGTATATACAACCTCTGTACCTGGCACAATCGAAGGTAGTCTTTATACTTCTCCACCTGATAATGGTAGTGTAGTATTAACAGCAAGTTACACTGAAAATGAAGTAACTAAAACTGTCGATCTCGTGATTTCAGTTGTAACTATGACTTCCATTGCTCTTACACCTACCACGATTTATCTGAACATAGGCAGTTCTTTTAATTTAGCTGACATCAAAGTATTTGCAAATTTCTCGGATGGAAGTAGCAAAGAGGTTACGAGTGAAATTTGGAGTAGAAGTTCAGGCAACGGCTCAATATCAGGAAACAATTTCATAGCAAATACTGACCCAGGAAGTGTTGTGTTGACTGCAAGGTACTCAGAAGGTGGAGTGACTAAAACTACTGATTTCCACGTATCAGTAGGGACGATGATTTTTATTACACTCAAACCAACTTTAATCTATTTGGACACTGGACATTTCTATGATTTGTCTAACATCAAGGTGTTTGCGGATTATTCAGATGGAAGTAGCAGAGAAGTCACAGGTGAAATCTGGAGTAAAAGTTCAGGTGGCGGCTCAATCTCTGGCAGCATCTATACTGCTACAGTAGATACAGGCAGTGTTATTTTGAAAACCAATTATACAGAAAATGGAGTGACTAAAACTGCATATCTTAATGTTGCTGTGTGGGTCAGCCCCACTCCAGGTACAAGTAAAACTGTGACTTTGACTGGCGAAGTGACCATGAAATTCAACTGGATTCCTGCCGGAAGCTTCACAATGGGCAGTCCGGATTCAGAACCAAACAGAAGTATTAATGAAGGCCCTCAGCACACTGTTAATATCACACAAGGCTTCTGGTTGGGAAAATATGAAGTCACCCAAGGTCAGTGGCAGGCTATAATGGGAAATAACCCAAGTGGTTTTAAGGGTGACCAGAGACCAGTGGAGATTGGTTGGAATGACTGCCAGCCCTTTATTTCTAAACTTAATAATATGGATATCAGCACCTTCATCCTACCGACTGAAGCAGAATGGGAGTATGCTTGCAGAGCTGGGAGTACCACAGCTTATTATTGGGGGGATAATGCTGATGGAAATTACATGTGGTACAACGGAAACAGCAATTCCCAGACCCATGATGTAGGTTTAAAGCTACCTAATTCTTGGGGTCTATTTGATATGAGCGGAAATGTCTGGGAAAGATGCCAGGACAGATGCCCGTATAGTACGTTACATGGACAAAGATGGATAGACTATTCAAGTTCAACTGCTGTTGACCCACAAGGACCAACTACAGGTGAATCTCGGATACATCGCGGAGGCAGCTGGTACCAAGGAATAAACTGTTCACGGTCAGCTAGCCGCGATTCCGAACCACCAGACTGTGGCTACACGGATGTAGGCATACGTTTAGCATGTGTTCAGAACTCCTTGTCTAACATAACTCTCAGCCCATCTTCAATGGTTTTACCGACTGGTTCGGTATATGACTTGAACAATATCAAGATTACTGCAGTATACATGGGTAACTACACAGTAGAAGTCTGCGGTACATGGAAAGTGAAATCAGGGATAGGCACTGTATATGGGAACACTTATACCGCTGGTCCCAATGCAGGTTATGCGATACTGACTTGCAGTTACGCCGATAATGGAGTGACTCGAACTGCAGAAATGAATGTTACTCTATCTGGCCTTTCTCTCTGTATAACTTCATTAGTAGTAATGACCGGGTCAACTTATAACCTAAACAGTATAAAAGATATAGTGATTTATCCGGACTGCAGCACAGAGGAAGTGACTGGGACATGGATCGTGAAATCCGGAGTAGGAACTGTGAATGGAACCACATACACCGCAGGTCTAGATGCAGGTTCAGCAGTTTTAATGTGCTCTTACATTGATGGTGAAGTTACTAAAACTGCTGAACTTGGTATATCTGTACGGGAATGTAAAACATTAACCCTGACCGGTGAAGTGACAATGGATTTTGTCTGGATTCCTGCAGGTAACTTTACGATGGGTAGCCCAAATTCCGAACCGTACAGGAGTTATGAAGAAGGTCCGCAGCACACGGTAAACATCACCCATGGGTTTTGGATGGGTAAGTATGAAGTTACTCAAGCGCAGTGGCAGGCAGTAATGGGTAGTAATCCTAGTGGTTTTTCCGGCAATCCCAATCGCCCTGTTGAGAGAGTAACCTGGAGCAATTGCCAGTCATTTATTACGGCATTGAATGGAAAGGGGATTGGCACATTCAGACTTCCGACAGAAGCGGAATGGGAATTCGCTTGTCGTGCAGGGAGCACAACATTATATTATTGGGGAGAAAGTGTTGATGGGAATTACATGTGGTATTATGACAATAGCAGCTCCCAGACTCATGATGTAGGTTTAAAGCTCCCAAACCCTTGGGGTCTATTTGACATGAGCGGGAATGTATGGGAATGGTGCAGCGACTGGTTTGGATCATATTCAAGTTCTATTGCGGATGATCCGACGGGTCCAACTACCGGTTCAAGCTTAGTATTGCGTGGCGGCTCGTGGTACAACCATGACTATTTCGTTTACTGTCGCTCTGCGACTCGTAATAGTCTTAGTAACAGTTATTGTGACAGTAGCGACGGGGTGCGGCTAGTCGTCAACCCGATTACTCAAACCAAGACTCTTTCCAGCATCAACATAGGCCCTTCTTCGGTCAATGTAGTTACGAGTGGCACTTACAACTTATCAGATGTCACAGTTACAGCCCATTATTCGGACTCCTCAACTGTTAGTGTTACCAATGTAACCTGGAGCAAAACCAGCGGAGTTGGCAGTGTAAGTGACAGTACCTATAGCGCTAGTTCCAATACAGGCAGTGCTGTATTGACTTGCACCTATACAGAAGGTGGCATTACCAAGACTGCTGATTTTGCAGTAACTGTAGTAAAAACCCTATCTACCATCAGTATTAATCCTTCTACCATCAACGTATATACAAACGGTTCATATGATTTGAGCAATGTAGTCGTGACTACACATTATTCGGATTCCTCGACAACAGAAGTTACAGGGGAAACCTGGAGCAAAATCAGCGGAATTGGCAGCATAAGCGAGAGCACTTACAACGCTGGCAGCATGGCAGGCAGCGCAGTACTGACTTGCAGCTACACTGAAAATGAAGTGACCAGAACTTCTGAATTGAGCATCACTGTATTCAAACAACTGTCCGGCATAACTATCAATTTATCTACAAGGTTGTTAGGACCTAATGCTGCATATGTCTTGAATTGCATCAAGGTTACTGCTGCATACTCTGACAGCAGCACAGCGGAAGTCACTGGAACGTGGAGCGTTAAATCCGGGGGAGGAACTGTGAATGGGAGCACTTATACTGCGAGTTCCAGTGCGGGCAGTGCAGTGTTGACTGCTAGTTACACAGAAAATGGAGTGACGAAGACAGTAGACCTGAGCGTAACTGTGAATGGCGAAACGCATCCGACAGGTGAAATCAAGACAATCACCCTGCCCACCGATGTAACCATGGATTTCATTTGGGTACCAGCGGGTAACTTCGCTATGGGCAGTCCAGAATCTGAACCTGACCGCGTTTCAGATGAAGGACCGCAACACACTGTGAACATTACTCAGGGTTATTACCTCGGCAAATATGAAGTTACTCAAGCA is a genomic window of Candidatus Wallbacteria bacterium containing:
- a CDS encoding M6 family metalloprotease domain-containing protein — encoded protein: MSLVFRLSLIFLLVFYFPLFADNFLAPPNPDAYPEFYHSELRTKRAPLKFPNHAPKMNAFASQAPQTGECVILVVPFGFTDKLMTDTIIQDLNQKETSFVAYYDAVSHGKLQVTFVNAPIVTSSHTYAWYAADSVSNTDDYNGNIYELAREAIDKLKAQSYSFNKSLLDKNNDGILDHLMIVHSGNAQEATRNASDIWSNRWEIQNPSGPQGEIISTGFKAQNYTMQAQSSPVGILCHEFGHDLGLPDLYNTTNGNSVVGRWCLMDGGAWNGISTNDGSSPAYLSAWCRYFLGWCDLTDISAWAGSFSLTPIESTTDPVFRAAITGTEYFLLENRQQTGYDSGTPGKGMLVWHVDEQILATQWDSGINSNSSHYGISIVEGDWTSGSHLGMGGDEGTAADVFPGSLNKTVFNTTLPSSGANSSSFYAISSYVSLSSIQTSGSSINFTNNYSGPKAIARITLNPASAIVSYGAIYNLSAVTMTAVYSDSTTGNVAGTWKVKSGNGSLSGNTYTSSTNAETAVLTCSYKETSSGYTKISDFSISPGLSLLSSITFNPTIETVSTERILNLESIEVTVHYISGSSKTTTSELWSIISGSGNINDGKYIADPNTAGTVELNCSYTESSETVTAILSVNVPVLPISSITLSSNTLETFTGSNLNLGNIVPTAHYENGVSRNVNGIWSVKSGGGSINGSNFTAPTASGTVELSCTYTENGVTNSTNLVINVKRALSSFSFNPSSYIMYAGDPLFLESIEVIAHYTNGTTGEVLNPIWSIHQGQGTIENGVYTAGYSAGYTYLSLIHTEFGDTTSVTFTVSIIRKLTSISVSVTELTLEISSVMVMSTLTSVAHYINGSTQEVTPTWEKISGNGMLSGGLFSALSFQGSALLRGTYSDNGITRTIDLPVKIFVPVSGITLSPTLVLAGINQGYDMSKVRITATYYDATIRNVTGEIWSIKSGGGSINGDYYQAPLQTGEANLLCTYSECGYTRTAELRITTVGDRYEPDNDCAHTTLLSSGSPQTDHSLTPGTDEDWYRIVLPETSNIVLETSGDSGGDTVILLYSNTSAPAILSNDDYGVTKYSRIQRAGLVAGTYYVQVKNFGNTLINSYTMNFQATIPQVTANIPPQIASLNHSGTSGAIRLNYSLIDANSDPCSFKVQFSLNAGDTWNDCTKGDTGESKYQLSSSSSGVSHLFIWNSVIDFKTDQNSVEIRACANDGTVDGLYAYYSLGLVNNQPQLAYNLSGQVSGVSSARVTVWNKSLKVAETTLGTNGSYNLTLGRGTYTLMVYATDYYPGTTEVTITSSEVTSLNIELIALPTLTISNIAMFAYGEALIDHDGDGMTESAEPGDVIEARDINGQICGLFQVKEAGLYGSMPIYGDDITTSSIDEGFTDGETVYFYINRIRTAITTTFADRAFNKLDQLAAGKDLIAAGAVQLRAGWNLISLGVQPSSQSIEVIFSNVPEMKYVMGFFRNPADNGAEGFRTYMNIESVKNFSTLTTMDGFHGYWVYMTGEATLSVDGALIGKNTIRELSSGWNLVGYWNDASGALPSLETQTGTVIDSIYNNSAISGICKYIMGFYRTTDDGGSEGFRTFMNNSAMSFSTLKNLDACHGYWLYMNNPGIIKYSGDNSPVENISFTPNSIDLNADSTYDLTNILVNASCANGSSALLHFINWKIKSGSGAIDGNTFTAPSESGTTILTGTFYQSGMNVSTDLQIRVINGTIETVDFSGIANNTFLTQTDVTGFYCYIQDKTGHRQNIAYGNPTFQDSTTGRFTACVISSPDYNNLPRVYIFKYVLNSVNKMMLNVAPHINNGEIVSMTPATTIAALNLLNTGTGMTGTDLKNETSIDGLISQIGTKLDGSNFNATTITPVVVAEAQATVAMRFGFSDCDLNCATTANVATGFGDICGLNRLTNDVLVNEIIKIANPSIALNLSIITSNASIETTIYGLGQ